In Halobaculum limi, one DNA window encodes the following:
- a CDS encoding bacteriorhodopsin: MTAFTTDLWLWLGFAGMALGTVPPLWQLLVDSERRTHYLALAGITGIAALAYAGMALGIGTVTVDGRPLYGLRYADWLVTTLLLVGYLWLLADADRRTLGRVLALDAAVILLGIAAVVLPTPIRFAAFAAGGVAFLALARDLIRTLPARAGTTDARRLATFAKLRNLTVVLWTLYPVVWLLGPAGLGLLFPSAEVLVFVYLDVVAKAGFVIIAVNWVAGVAGSADTDDTPADAGVVSAD; encoded by the coding sequence ATGACGGCGTTCACGACGGACCTGTGGCTGTGGCTCGGCTTTGCCGGGATGGCCTTGGGGACGGTGCCGCCGCTGTGGCAACTGCTGGTCGACTCCGAGCGACGAACCCACTACCTCGCGCTCGCGGGCATCACGGGCATCGCGGCCCTCGCGTACGCGGGGATGGCGCTCGGTATCGGGACGGTCACCGTCGACGGCCGCCCGCTGTACGGCCTGCGGTACGCCGACTGGCTGGTGACGACGCTGCTGTTGGTCGGCTACCTGTGGCTGTTGGCCGACGCCGACCGCCGGACGCTCGGTCGCGTCCTCGCACTCGACGCAGCGGTCATCCTGCTGGGTATCGCGGCGGTTGTCCTGCCGACGCCGATTCGGTTCGCCGCCTTCGCCGCCGGTGGGGTGGCGTTTCTCGCACTCGCGCGCGACTTGATCCGAACGCTCCCGGCGCGGGCGGGCACGACCGACGCCCGGCGACTCGCGACGTTCGCGAAACTCCGCAACCTGACGGTCGTGTTGTGGACGCTGTACCCGGTCGTGTGGCTGCTCGGCCCCGCGGGACTGGGGCTGTTGTTCCCATCGGCGGAGGTACTCGTGTTCGTCTACCTCGACGTGGTGGCGAAGGCTGGGTTCGTCATCATCGCGGTGAACTGGGTCGCTGGCGTCGCCGGGTCGGCCGACACGGACGACACCCCCGCGGACGCAGGCGTCGTCTCTGCCGACTGA
- a CDS encoding spermidine synthase translates to MSSSPSLDSLRLSKPETAVFVSGVASMGLEILAGRMIAPQFGSSIYTWGTIIGVFLAALSYGYHRGGKQAAQQATNGRMARVFLITAAYVAGLILVGDILLRSASGFPLPSRIASLPAVVLLFGPPTYLLGYVSPCAAELSAKEGIGEASGHVYMLGTVGSIVGAFATTYLLVPSLGINQIALVFGVLSVVTALVISRPISRDRAAVTGFVALLLITSAATGAAGYTVEGQVVYETQTPYQHLQVVDLGDTRTLYLDGQRHSAMDLEDPNRHVFSYTRYFHLPMLFADDPDEIDRVLFIGGGGFTGPKRFVEDYDVTVDVAEIDPEVVDTAKAYFGVEESPRLQIHTEGGRQYLRETNHTYDLIVLDAYQKDKVPFELTTVEFMRLARDRLDEDGILFANVVSAASGPASQFYRAEYRTMNAVFPQVYGFPTLGGPVVQNVEVVATKNGTRLSEATLLDRNARRDIGIGLDEEIRTLAPPPRTDDVPRLRDDRAPVDSLLDPMVGQRYVIQETNESNSPPANARPAIRIDAARPPSSVPSSAPQSTG, encoded by the coding sequence ATGAGTAGTTCGCCGTCGCTCGACAGCCTCCGCTTGAGCAAGCCGGAGACGGCCGTGTTCGTCTCCGGCGTCGCGAGTATGGGACTAGAGATACTCGCCGGGCGGATGATCGCCCCGCAGTTTGGTAGCAGCATCTACACGTGGGGCACCATCATCGGCGTCTTCCTCGCGGCGCTGAGTTACGGCTACCACCGCGGCGGCAAGCAGGCCGCACAGCAGGCGACGAACGGCCGGATGGCCCGCGTGTTCCTGATCACCGCGGCGTACGTCGCCGGCCTCATCCTCGTCGGTGACATCCTCCTGCGCTCGGCCTCCGGGTTCCCCCTGCCCAGCCGAATCGCGTCGCTGCCGGCGGTCGTCCTCCTGTTTGGCCCGCCCACCTACCTGCTGGGGTACGTCAGCCCGTGCGCCGCAGAGTTGTCCGCGAAAGAGGGCATCGGCGAGGCGTCCGGTCACGTCTACATGCTTGGGACCGTCGGCAGCATCGTCGGCGCGTTCGCGACGACGTACCTGCTCGTCCCGTCGCTCGGCATCAACCAAATTGCGCTCGTCTTCGGCGTCCTCTCGGTGGTGACGGCGCTCGTGATCAGCCGCCCGATCAGCCGAGACCGCGCTGCAGTCACTGGGTTCGTCGCCCTGTTGTTGATCACGTCGGCAGCGACGGGCGCGGCGGGGTACACCGTCGAGGGGCAGGTGGTCTACGAGACGCAGACGCCGTACCAACACCTCCAGGTCGTTGACCTCGGTGACACGCGCACGCTGTATCTCGACGGGCAGCGACACAGCGCGATGGATCTGGAGGACCCGAACCGGCACGTGTTCTCGTACACCCGCTACTTCCACCTCCCGATGCTGTTCGCCGACGACCCCGACGAGATAGACCGGGTGCTGTTCATCGGCGGCGGTGGCTTCACCGGCCCGAAGCGATTTGTCGAAGACTACGACGTGACCGTCGACGTGGCGGAAATCGACCCCGAGGTCGTCGACACGGCGAAAGCGTACTTCGGCGTCGAGGAGTCGCCGCGCCTGCAGATTCACACCGAGGGCGGGCGACAGTACCTCCGCGAGACGAACCACACGTACGACCTCATCGTCCTCGACGCCTACCAGAAAGACAAGGTGCCGTTCGAGTTGACGACGGTGGAGTTCATGCGACTGGCACGCGACCGCCTCGACGAGGACGGCATCCTCTTCGCGAACGTCGTCTCGGCGGCGAGCGGTCCCGCATCACAGTTCTACCGCGCCGAGTATCGCACGATGAACGCGGTGTTCCCGCAGGTGTACGGCTTCCCGACGCTCGGCGGTCCCGTGGTCCAGAACGTCGAAGTCGTTGCCACGAAAAACGGCACCCGACTCTCCGAGGCGACGCTGTTGGATCGCAACGCCCGCCGCGACATCGGCATCGGCCTCGACGAGGAGATACGGACGCTCGCTCCGCCGCCGCGCACCGACGACGTGCCCCGCCTGCGCGACGACCGGGCACCGGTTGACAGCCTCCTCGATCCGATGGTAGGCCAGCGATACGTGATCCAGGAGACGAACGAGAGCAATTCGCCGCCCGCGAACGCCCGACCGGCGATCCGTATCGACGCCGCACGGCCGCCGTCGAGTGTGCCGTCGAGTGCCCCGCAGTCTACTGGGTAG
- a CDS encoding translation initiation factor IF-2 subunit beta, with amino-acid sequence MNYADALDRAYGELPDTPADAGDRLQVPDPEGQTDGAFTRLTNLSNIADALSRDAEHLHSAIQRQLGTNGQYEDGVARYNGSFSIADFTEAIDEYVAEFVTCSECGLPDTVLKTEDGVRMLRCQACGAFRPVQKRSSAASQHSQGPDIEEGKTYELEITGTGRKGDGVAEKGKFTIFVSGAQEGQTVQAYVHNISGNLAFARLT; translated from the coding sequence ATGAACTACGCAGACGCACTCGACAGAGCCTACGGCGAGTTACCCGACACACCCGCGGACGCCGGCGACCGCTTGCAGGTACCCGACCCCGAGGGACAGACCGACGGGGCGTTCACGCGCCTGACGAACCTCTCGAACATCGCAGACGCTCTCTCGCGAGACGCCGAACACCTCCACAGCGCCATCCAGCGACAACTGGGGACGAACGGCCAGTACGAGGACGGCGTCGCCCGGTACAACGGGTCGTTCTCCATCGCGGACTTCACCGAGGCCATCGACGAGTACGTCGCCGAGTTCGTCACCTGCTCGGAGTGTGGCCTCCCCGACACCGTCCTCAAGACCGAAGACGGCGTCCGAATGTTGCGCTGTCAGGCGTGTGGTGCGTTCCGGCCCGTCCAGAAGCGTTCTTCGGCGGCGTCTCAGCACTCGCAGGGCCCCGACATCGAGGAGGGCAAGACGTACGAACTGGAGATCACCGGCACCGGCCGCAAGGGCGACGGCGTCGCGGAGAAGGGCAAGTTCACCATCTTCGTCTCCGGCGCACAGGAGGGACAAACCGTCCAGGCGTACGTCCACAACATCTCGGGCAACCTCGCGTTCGCCCGCCTGACGTAA
- a CDS encoding carboxylate--amine ligase, giving the protein MEPTQRTVDRALIPTGHDASSYTCLRSLASRGVGAVIASEKETVPAAASRYCDESVSLPNPREGLLTYRDALLELAERDDVKTIIPVRPEDSYVLSRYEAEFSDHVSLVVPTMAQLERVHDRLQLAAEAEAAGVPVPETRALSAVDDWDPDLLIKSRYNVLADAYLDELGPDDMDVVKHIYHTGHGETPDVEAVRRAMRHDPIVQEFIHTDGEYMFTGLYQDGEALATFQHRQIRGNSYTGGGGVYRRSIYDPELERVGRALLDHLEWNGLACIEYMRDATTGEYVLTEINPRMWQSLPSTVAAGADYPWYYWLAATGRADEIDHDYDIGVGTHMLHGELGYLMSVLTEDSPHVPRPSIPGTVWAIGTSILREPRFDYLKLDDPWPFLVGVGNVLPEGISRSLPWPRRFARNRPDHS; this is encoded by the coding sequence ATGGAGCCTACGCAGCGGACGGTCGACCGTGCCCTGATCCCGACGGGACACGACGCCTCCAGTTACACGTGTCTGCGGTCGCTCGCGAGCCGGGGCGTCGGCGCCGTCATCGCCTCCGAGAAGGAGACGGTCCCCGCGGCGGCCTCACGCTACTGCGACGAATCTGTATCACTGCCGAACCCCCGTGAAGGACTGCTGACGTACCGCGACGCCCTCCTCGAACTCGCCGAACGTGACGACGTGAAGACGATCATCCCCGTCCGTCCAGAGGACTCGTACGTCCTCTCGCGGTACGAAGCCGAGTTCAGCGACCACGTCTCGCTGGTCGTGCCGACGATGGCGCAACTGGAACGCGTCCACGACCGCCTGCAACTGGCCGCAGAGGCGGAGGCCGCGGGCGTCCCCGTCCCCGAGACGCGGGCGCTGTCTGCGGTCGACGACTGGGACCCGGACCTGCTGATCAAATCGCGGTACAACGTCCTCGCGGACGCGTACCTCGACGAGTTGGGCCCCGACGATATGGACGTCGTCAAGCACATCTACCACACCGGCCACGGCGAGACGCCGGACGTCGAGGCGGTCCGACGGGCGATGCGTCACGACCCCATCGTCCAGGAGTTCATCCACACCGACGGCGAGTACATGTTCACCGGCCTGTACCAGGACGGCGAGGCATTGGCGACGTTCCAGCACCGACAGATCCGCGGTAACTCCTACACCGGCGGCGGCGGCGTCTACCGACGCTCCATCTACGACCCCGAACTGGAGCGGGTGGGCCGGGCGCTGTTGGATCACCTCGAGTGGAACGGCCTCGCGTGCATCGAGTACATGCGCGACGCCACGACCGGTGAGTACGTCCTCACGGAGATCAACCCCCGGATGTGGCAGTCACTCCCGTCGACCGTCGCGGCCGGCGCAGACTATCCGTGGTACTACTGGCTGGCGGCGACGGGCCGCGCCGACGAGATTGACCACGACTACGACATCGGCGTCGGCACGCACATGCTCCACGGCGAGTTGGGCTACCTGATGAGCGTCCTCACCGAAGACTCCCCACACGTCCCTCGCCCGTCGATACCAGGGACCGTGTGGGCCATCGGCACCTCGATCCTCAGAGAACCCCGGTTCGACTACCTCAAACTGGACGACCCGTGGCCGTTCCTCGTGGGCGTCGGCAACGTCTTGCCGGAGGGCATCTCACGAAGCCTCCCGTGGCCTCGCCGGTTCGCACGTAACCGACCAGACCACTCCTGA
- a CDS encoding ion transporter, with translation MAGRATERPPTAPRERVRFYLLDHKTLLGRAIDVALLLLNLVFVGVFVAQTYDISAGTRDALWSLEVGIAAIFVVEYVLRLYGAENRVAEFFDPYTVVDLLSVLPTIVAALTVGPLVGVNVGFLRVVRAIRVLRFYRFTRDEEFFFGTVSAGALRAMKFLLTVLVIFFVASGLFYSAEAAANPGVDNFGDAFYYMVVALTTVGFGDIVPMTVAGRWVTVAGILAAIVLVPWQAGKIVKAWTSEGRVDVTCPNCGLTGHDPDASHCKACGSVIYQEYESSE, from the coding sequence ATGGCCGGACGTGCCACCGAGCGCCCGCCCACGGCTCCCCGCGAACGGGTCCGATTCTACCTCTTGGACCACAAGACGCTGCTGGGTCGGGCCATCGACGTGGCACTGTTGCTGTTGAACCTCGTGTTCGTCGGCGTGTTCGTCGCGCAGACGTACGATATCTCGGCGGGCACGCGAGATGCACTCTGGTCGCTGGAAGTGGGTATCGCCGCGATATTCGTCGTCGAGTACGTCCTCCGCCTGTACGGTGCGGAGAATCGCGTGGCGGAGTTCTTCGACCCGTACACGGTCGTCGACCTGCTGTCGGTGTTACCAACAATCGTCGCCGCACTCACGGTCGGGCCGCTCGTCGGAGTGAACGTCGGGTTCCTGCGTGTCGTGCGTGCGATCCGCGTACTGCGATTCTATCGGTTCACACGCGACGAGGAGTTCTTCTTCGGGACCGTCTCCGCGGGTGCGCTGCGAGCGATGAAGTTCCTGCTCACCGTGTTGGTCATCTTCTTCGTCGCGAGTGGGCTGTTCTACAGCGCCGAGGCGGCGGCCAACCCCGGCGTCGACAACTTCGGCGACGCGTTCTACTACATGGTCGTCGCGCTCACGACGGTCGGCTTCGGCGACATCGTCCCGATGACCGTCGCGGGCCGGTGGGTGACGGTCGCCGGTATCCTCGCGGCGATCGTCCTCGTCCCGTGGCAGGCGGGCAAGATCGTCAAAGCGTGGACGAGCGAGGGTCGAGTCGACGTGACGTGCCCCAACTGCGGACTCACGGGTCACGACCCCGACGCCTCACACTGTAAGGCGTGCGGGAGCGTCATCTATCAGGAGTACGAGTCGTCGGAGTAA
- a CDS encoding AI-2E family transporter, translating to MPTPRVCTSVSKQHTVLLAATVAVALVAVAMVFPLVEYVLAAALLAYVLYPIHRRLSRRTDERLSAALLLAVSVVAVVVPVGLVLGVALREAMRVREALLAGEFGLRELDALAAAGGFDLRGELQELTRQELGAGLGTLLGLFGGVTEVLVGLTVLLFVVYYLLKDGDRLLAWVTAVVPVDPAVQASLRRDLDRITWGVVVGNVAVALVQGVLTGLVFLLVGVDNVVFWVVVTTLLSLLPMIGASVVWLPMSVFLAVTGRPVDAVVVFVLGAAVISLSDNYLRPIITGREAHVSPGLMVLGIFGGVLTVGFVGLFVGPIALAFLKSLVETLAAEPPSPPA from the coding sequence ATGCCGACTCCCCGCGTGTGTACCTCCGTGAGCAAGCAGCACACGGTACTGCTCGCAGCGACGGTAGCCGTCGCGCTGGTCGCGGTCGCGATGGTGTTCCCGCTCGTCGAGTACGTCCTCGCGGCGGCGCTGCTCGCGTACGTCCTCTACCCCATCCACCGTCGGCTGTCGCGACGGACCGACGAGCGACTGTCGGCCGCGCTGTTGCTCGCGGTGTCGGTCGTCGCAGTCGTCGTTCCAGTCGGCCTCGTGCTCGGGGTCGCCCTGCGCGAGGCGATGCGGGTTCGCGAGGCGCTGCTGGCGGGCGAGTTCGGGCTTCGAGAACTCGACGCGCTGGCGGCCGCCGGCGGCTTCGACCTCCGGGGTGAACTGCAGGAACTGACCCGGCAGGAACTGGGTGCCGGACTCGGAACACTGTTGGGGCTGTTCGGCGGCGTGACGGAGGTGCTCGTCGGGCTGACGGTGCTACTGTTCGTCGTGTACTACCTACTGAAAGACGGCGATCGACTGCTCGCGTGGGTCACGGCCGTCGTTCCGGTCGACCCGGCCGTGCAGGCGTCGCTCCGCCGTGATCTTGACCGCATCACGTGGGGCGTCGTCGTCGGCAACGTCGCCGTGGCGTTGGTACAGGGTGTGCTCACGGGGCTGGTGTTCCTCCTCGTCGGCGTCGACAACGTCGTGTTCTGGGTCGTCGTGACGACGCTGCTGTCGCTGCTCCCGATGATTGGTGCGTCGGTGGTGTGGCTGCCGATGAGCGTCTTCCTCGCGGTCACGGGCCGCCCGGTCGACGCCGTGGTCGTGTTCGTCCTCGGCGCGGCGGTGATCAGTCTCTCGGACAACTACCTCCGGCCCATCATCACGGGCCGCGAGGCGCACGTTAGTCCGGGACTGATGGTGCTCGGCATCTTCGGCGGCGTCCTCACTGTCGGCTTCGTCGGTCTGTTCGTCGGCCCCATCGCGCTGGCGTTCCTGAAGTCGCTCGTCGAGACACTCGCAGCGGAGCCACCGTCGCCGCCGGCGTGA
- a CDS encoding deoxyhypusine synthase, whose translation MSDEGHDGDDHEHDDTEYETPHREAFDHDPLGHTRVSGGMSVGQLVEQYGHAGIGAESVHGAADVLSEMWADDDCTVFLSLAGAMVPTGMRRVVVDLIRDGYVDALVTTGANLTHDAIEAIGGKHHHGEERQEGKTLREHDEQLRDEEVDRIYNVYLPQEHFAEFESHLREEVFPPLAERDGAVSIAELCAELGRANATVNDRENVEEGAGVAAAAYEHDVPVYCPAVQDSVLGLQAWMYAQTSDLTLDALADMTPLTDQAFEADTAGCLLVGGGVPKNFTLQTMLVTPRAYDYAVQVTMDPEATGGLSGATLEEARSWGKLEKDARNASVYGDATVFLPLLVAAARERVEAE comes from the coding sequence ATGAGCGACGAGGGTCACGACGGCGACGACCACGAACACGACGATACGGAGTACGAGACGCCCCACCGCGAGGCGTTCGACCACGACCCGCTGGGGCACACGCGCGTCTCCGGCGGGATGAGCGTCGGCCAGTTGGTCGAGCAGTACGGCCACGCCGGCATCGGCGCGGAGTCGGTCCACGGCGCGGCGGACGTGCTCTCGGAGATGTGGGCCGACGACGACTGCACGGTGTTCCTCTCGTTGGCGGGTGCGATGGTGCCGACGGGGATGCGTCGCGTCGTCGTCGACCTCATCCGCGACGGCTACGTCGACGCCCTCGTCACGACGGGCGCGAACCTCACCCACGACGCCATCGAGGCCATCGGCGGCAAACACCACCACGGCGAGGAGCGGCAGGAGGGCAAGACCCTGCGCGAACACGATGAGCAACTCCGCGACGAGGAGGTCGACCGCATCTACAACGTCTACCTCCCGCAGGAGCACTTCGCGGAGTTCGAGTCGCACCTCCGCGAGGAGGTGTTCCCGCCGCTTGCCGAGCGAGACGGTGCGGTCAGCATCGCCGAGTTGTGCGCGGAGTTGGGTCGGGCGAACGCCACGGTGAACGACCGCGAGAACGTCGAGGAAGGGGCCGGCGTCGCCGCCGCCGCGTACGAACACGACGTGCCGGTGTACTGTCCGGCAGTGCAAGACTCCGTCCTCGGGCTACAGGCGTGGATGTACGCACAGACTTCGGATCTGACGCTCGATGCGCTGGCGGATATGACGCCGCTGACGGACCAGGCGTTCGAGGCAGACACGGCTGGCTGTCTGCTCGTCGGCGGCGGTGTCCCGAAGAACTTCACCCTCCAGACGATGCTCGTCACGCCGCGAGCGTACGACTACGCGGTGCAGGTGACGATGGATCCGGAGGCGACCGGCGGCCTCTCGGGGGCGACGCTGGAGGAGGCGCGGTCGTGGGGGAAGTTGGAGAAAGACGCGCGGAACGCGTCGGTGTACGGCGACGCGACGGTGTTTCTGCCGTTGCTCGTCGCAGCGGCGCGCGAACGTGTCGAAGCCGAGTAG
- a CDS encoding redox-regulated ATPase YchF has product MSYKIGLVGKPSVGKSSFFNAATMNDVPEGAYPFTTIDPSVGEAYVGVDCPAPEFEETCEPNHGFCREDTRFVPVKLVDVAGLIPGAHEGNGLGNQFLSDLNEADVLIHVVDFSGTTDIEGEPTEGHDPREDIDFLENELDQWYLDILQKGIEKFESMYQGPNPGDETGVEEVLAEQMSAFRTNKDEIKQTILALDLDLDPETWDDDDRFDLAREIRKRTKPMVVAANKMDTPAASDNYEAVTSDPEYEHLTVVPTSAHAEGSLKKADEAGVVEYTQGDDDFDIVGDVSDDQQQGLEVIREFVTEYDGTGVQQVIETALFEELDAKAVFPGSANGNWSKGPFRDCFVLPGHATAEDFAYTLHSDIGEGFLHGIDCRSGRQVGADTVLDHRDVVEVITTG; this is encoded by the coding sequence ATGAGCTACAAGATCGGTCTCGTCGGCAAGCCGTCCGTCGGGAAGTCGAGTTTCTTCAACGCGGCGACGATGAACGACGTGCCCGAGGGTGCGTACCCGTTCACGACCATCGATCCCAGCGTCGGCGAGGCGTACGTCGGCGTCGACTGTCCGGCCCCGGAGTTCGAGGAGACGTGCGAACCGAACCACGGCTTCTGTCGCGAGGACACCCGGTTCGTTCCCGTCAAACTCGTCGACGTGGCGGGCCTCATCCCCGGCGCACACGAGGGCAACGGCCTCGGCAACCAGTTCCTCTCTGACCTGAACGAGGCGGACGTCCTCATCCACGTCGTCGACTTCTCGGGGACGACCGACATCGAGGGTGAACCGACCGAGGGCCACGACCCGCGCGAGGACATCGACTTCCTCGAGAACGAACTCGACCAGTGGTACCTCGACATCTTACAGAAGGGCATCGAGAAGTTCGAGTCGATGTATCAGGGACCGAACCCCGGCGACGAGACGGGCGTCGAGGAGGTCCTCGCCGAGCAGATGAGCGCCTTCCGCACGAACAAAGACGAGATCAAACAGACGATCCTTGCGCTGGATCTGGATCTGGACCCCGAGACGTGGGACGACGACGACCGCTTCGACCTCGCCCGCGAGATTCGCAAGCGGACGAAGCCGATGGTTGTCGCCGCGAACAAGATGGACACGCCCGCCGCCAGCGACAACTACGAGGCGGTCACGAGCGACCCCGAGTACGAACACCTCACGGTTGTCCCCACGAGCGCACACGCCGAAGGGTCGCTGAAGAAGGCCGACGAGGCGGGCGTCGTCGAGTACACGCAGGGCGACGACGACTTCGACATCGTCGGCGACGTGAGCGACGACCAACAACAGGGGCTGGAAGTGATCCGCGAGTTCGTCACCGAGTACGACGGCACGGGCGTCCAGCAGGTGATCGAGACGGCGCTGTTCGAGGAACTCGACGCGAAGGCAGTCTTCCCCGGGAGTGCGAACGGCAACTGGAGCAAGGGACCGTTCCGCGACTGCTTCGTCCTGCCCGGCCACGCGACGGCCGAGGACTTCGCGTACACGCTCCACTCCGACATCGGCGAGGGCTTCCTCCACGGCATCGACTGTCGGAGCGGTCGGCAGGTCGGTGCCGACACCGTCCTCGACCACCGCGACGTGGTCGAGGTCATCACCACCGGGTAG
- a CDS encoding DUF4397 domain-containing protein, with translation MTRRTVSRRQFAAVLGTAVGVGLAGCGGTTGNNSTNATNGTVGTVEEMTEGDEETEGSPTETPEPPETTDDPAAAVEEGNAVVRIAHLSPDAPNVDVSVGGAEILTDVAYGTVSDYYVLEPSTYAVAVAPTGEDDAVFEQDVEFTSGAFTVGALGELAEQRQSFAVEAFEDRVEAPDAETAAVRVVHASPDAPAVSVAVQGGDTLVEEVAFGEASDYVEVPAGDYTLDIAVAGGGGDAGTETAGGDETGTETGNETDGGTDTGTAAETVAPGTVVASADVSLPGASVASAFATGYVSPDGEAADAPFEVLTTVDATASEDETGTAEGTETGTESGTEAGTESGTESGTEAGTEAA, from the coding sequence ATGACACGACGAACAGTGTCGCGGCGACAGTTTGCAGCAGTGCTCGGGACAGCCGTCGGTGTCGGCCTCGCAGGATGTGGAGGCACGACGGGGAACAACAGCACGAACGCGACGAACGGAACGGTCGGAACCGTCGAGGAGATGACCGAAGGAGACGAAGAGACGGAGGGCTCACCCACCGAGACGCCCGAACCGCCGGAGACGACTGACGACCCGGCGGCGGCCGTCGAGGAGGGCAACGCGGTCGTGCGGATCGCACACCTCTCGCCGGACGCGCCCAATGTGGACGTGTCCGTCGGCGGGGCAGAGATTCTCACCGACGTCGCGTACGGCACGGTGAGCGACTACTACGTCCTCGAACCGAGTACGTACGCGGTCGCTGTCGCGCCGACCGGCGAGGACGACGCCGTCTTCGAACAGGACGTAGAGTTCACCAGCGGCGCGTTCACCGTCGGCGCCCTCGGTGAACTGGCCGAGCAGCGACAGTCGTTCGCCGTCGAGGCGTTCGAGGACCGCGTCGAAGCGCCCGACGCAGAGACTGCGGCCGTCAGAGTCGTCCACGCCTCGCCCGACGCGCCAGCCGTGAGCGTCGCCGTCCAAGGTGGCGACACACTCGTCGAGGAAGTGGCGTTCGGCGAGGCCAGCGACTACGTGGAGGTCCCCGCTGGTGACTACACGCTCGACATCGCCGTCGCGGGCGGCGGTGGCGACGCCGGAACCGAGACGGCGGGCGGCGATGAGACGGGCACAGAGACCGGAAACGAGACCGACGGCGGTACCGACACCGGCACGGCGGCCGAGACGGTCGCGCCCGGAACCGTCGTCGCGTCCGCCGACGTGTCGCTGCCTGGTGCCTCTGTGGCGTCGGCGTTCGCGACCGGGTACGTCTCTCCCGATGGCGAAGCGGCCGACGCCCCGTTCGAGGTCCTCACGACCGTCGACGCGACGGCGTCGGAAGACGAAACTGGGACGGCTGAGGGAACCGAGACCGGAACCGAAAGCGGAACTGAGGCCGGGACGGAGAGCGGAACCGAAAGCGGAACTGAGGCCGGAACCGAAGCGGCCTGA
- a CDS encoding cold-shock protein, producing the protein MANGKVDFFNDTGGYGFISTDDSDDDVFFHMEDVGGEDLTEGTEIDFDIEQAPKGPRATNVVRN; encoded by the coding sequence ATGGCAAACGGTAAGGTTGACTTCTTCAACGACACTGGCGGCTACGGTTTCATCTCGACTGACGACTCGGACGACGACGTGTTCTTCCACATGGAGGATGTCGGCGGCGAGGATCTGACCGAAGGTACTGAGATCGACTTCGACATCGAGCAGGCTCCCAAGGGCCCCCGCGCGACGAACGTCGTTCGCAACTAA
- a CDS encoding DUF4397 domain-containing protein has protein sequence MRQQLTARLAVVLAAVLVGSVVLTGAAFAGPTASAPQPTANVAVQEDGPTTQETAYLRIVHASPDAPAVDVLVNNETVADDLAFGNSTGYLEVGAGDYNVTVTTADGETVVYEGSLTVPPRSITTIAASGEVGENATEPFDLVTYSDDAYTPEEEEAAISVIHLSPDAPAVDVTVEGTDVVLADNVSFGDATDYLTVPEGEYTVEIRAASEDNNGTVVATVDVELDEETAYTAYAVGYLDPPSENASSFGVLLTEDATRTVELPDGPNGPPVDPGPPEDPGPDGDDDDDDEDDEDEDEEDENDEGEEEEESEE, from the coding sequence ATGCGACAGCAACTGACAGCAAGACTCGCGGTGGTACTCGCGGCGGTACTCGTGGGAAGCGTCGTTCTCACGGGAGCGGCGTTCGCGGGCCCTACCGCGTCGGCACCACAGCCGACAGCGAACGTAGCGGTACAGGAAGACGGACCGACCACACAGGAGACGGCGTATCTTCGGATCGTCCACGCCTCACCTGACGCGCCCGCCGTCGACGTACTCGTGAACAACGAGACCGTCGCCGACGATCTCGCGTTCGGCAATTCAACCGGCTACCTCGAAGTCGGGGCCGGTGACTACAACGTCACCGTGACGACTGCCGACGGCGAGACGGTCGTGTACGAGGGATCGCTCACGGTGCCGCCGCGTTCTATCACGACCATCGCCGCCAGCGGTGAGGTCGGTGAGAACGCGACGGAGCCGTTCGATCTGGTGACCTACTCGGACGACGCGTACACGCCCGAGGAAGAGGAGGCCGCCATCTCGGTGATCCACCTCTCGCCTGACGCGCCCGCCGTCGACGTGACCGTCGAAGGCACGGACGTCGTCCTCGCGGACAACGTCTCCTTCGGCGACGCGACCGACTACTTGACTGTGCCCGAGGGCGAGTACACCGTCGAGATTCGCGCGGCGAGTGAGGACAACAACGGCACCGTCGTCGCGACTGTCGACGTGGAACTCGACGAGGAGACTGCCTACACCGCCTACGCGGTCGGCTACCTCGACCCGCCGAGTGAGAACGCCAGCAGCTTCGGCGTGCTCCTCACCGAAGACGCGACGCGAACCGTCGAACTCCCCGACGGGCCAAACGGCCCACCCGTGGACCCAGGACCGCCAGAGGACCCTGGACCGGACGGTGACGACGACGATGATGACGAAGACGACGAGGACGAAGACGAAGAGGACGAGAACGACGAAGGCGAGGAGGAGGAAGAGAGCGAAGAGTGA